The DNA sequence GGGGATGAGAACAACCACGGGGAAGACGGCGGCACCGCCGCCGACAACAAGCAGGCGATGGGCCTTTCGCTCGGCCTCTCCCTCGGCACGAGCATCGGCATCGCGCTCGGCCTGACCGTCTTCGACAACCTCGGGCTCGGGCTGGCCCTGGGGATGGGGCTGGGCATCGCCGTCGGCGCCGCGGTCGGAGCCTCGAGCGGCGGTGGCCGGAAGCGGACGGGGCAGGCGAAGGACGGAGCCGAGTAGCCAACGCGTTCGCTAGGGTCCCCGCCCATGACCGACTCCGACTTCCTGACCACCACCCGCACCTTCTACGACGCCATCGCCGAGGACTACGCGGACCTCTTCCGGGACGAGCTCGCGGGCAGACCCTTGGAGCGGGCGTTGCTGGGAGTGTTCGCCGAACTCGTCGACGGGGACGGGCCGGTGGCCGACCTGGGATGCGGGCCGGGCCGGACCACCGCCCGCCTCGCCTCACTCGGGCTCTCCGTGTTCGGGCTCGATCTGTCGGAGTCGATGCTGGCGATCGCGCGCCGCGAGAACCCGGGGCTGCGGTTCGAGCAGGGTTCGATGCTCGAACTGGATCTGGCGGACGGCGCGCTGGCCGGTGCCCTGTCCTTCTACTCCTCCATCCACACGCCGGTGGACCGGCTCCCGGACCTCTTCGCCGAGTTCCACCGTGTGCTGGCGGCCGGCGCGCCCCTGCTCGTCGCGTTCCAGGCCGGAGACGAACACCGGCACCACGACCGGCCCTTCGGGCACCCGGTCTCGCTGACCTTCCAGCGCCGTCGGCCGGAACACATGGCCGACCTGCTGACCGGGGCCGGGTTCACCCTCGTCTCCCGGACGGTCCGCGAGCCCGACCCGGCGCTGGACGAGACGTCCCCGCAGGCGTTCCTGATCGCCCGAAAGCCCGAGCGCTAGAGGCTCCCGGCGATGTCCCGCGCCGCGATGTACCCGAACGTCATCGCCGGGCCGATCGTCGAGCCCGCGCCCGCGTAGCTGTGCCCCATGACGGCCGAGCTCGCGTTGCCGGCGGCGTACAGCCCCTTGATCACCGAACCGTCCTCCCGCAGCACGCGGGCGCGGGCGTCGGTGAGAAGGCCGCCCTTGGTGCCGAGGTCGCCGGGGACGATGCGGAAGGCGTGGTACGGGGGCAGCCACAGGGGCGCGAGGCAGGAGTTGGGCAGGACGGACGGGTCCGTGTAGTAGTGGTCGTAGGCGCTGTCGCCTCGTTTGAAGTCGGGGTCCCTGCCGTGCCGGGCCTGTGCGTTGAAGCGGTCGACGGTGGTCCGCAGGGCCGGCGCCGGGACGCCGATCGACCGTGCGAGCGCGTCCAGCGTCCAGGCCTTGTGCGCGGCGCCCGAGCTGTACCAGTCGGCCGGGAGGGGCAGGGCCGGGAGGACGTCCTTGAAGAGGTACCGGTTGCGGTAGTACTGGTCGACGATCAGCCAGGCCGGGATGGCCGGGCTCGTGTCGTGGACGTCGTACATGGTGTGGACGACGTCGCTGTAGGGAGCGGCCTCGTTGACGAAGCGGGCGCCGGCGGCGTTGATCAACAGGCCGCCGGGAAGGGTGCGTTCGGCGAGGCAGAAGTAGGGCTGGCCGGGGAGGGGGATCGCCGGGCCCCACCAGGCGTCGTCCATGAGGCCGAGCGCGGCGCCGAGCCGGTGTCCGGCCCGGATGCCGTCGCCGGTGTTCTCCTTCGCGCCGACCGTCCAGTCCGTGCCGATGGGCTGCCGCTGGTAGTGCTCGCGCATGGCCGCGTTGTGCTCGAAGCCGCCCGAGCCGACGATCACGCCACGGCGGGCGCGCACCAGGCCGGGGGCGCCGTCCCGGGTGACGACCGCGCCGCTCACGGTGCCGTTCTCGACGTACAGGTCGGTGAGGGGCGTGCCGAGCCACACCGGGACCCCGGCCGACCGCAGCCCCAGGCGCAGGCCGGCCGCCAGCGACTGTCCCATGGTCAGCGGCTTCTCACCGCGCAGCGCCGCGGCCGTACCGCGCGCGAGACAGGCCGCGGCCACGGCGGCGCCCTTGACGTTCACCGCCGCCAGGGCCAGCCACTTGTAGTCCGCGCTGAAGACGACCATGCCGGCGGGCACGTCCATGTACGGCGGGTTCAGCCGCGCCAGCTCGGGGCCCAGGAGGTTGCCGTCGAGTTGGTCGGGCTCGATGGAGCGGCCGTTCGGGAGGCCACCGGGCAGTTCGGGGTAGTAGTCGGCGTACCCCTCCATCCAGCGGAATCGCAGCGGGCTGTTGGCCATGACGAAGGACAGCATCGCCGGGCCGTGCGCGAGGAAGGCCCGCTGCCGCTCGACGGAGACGTCCGGCCCGACGACGGCGGCCAGATACTCGGCCGCCTTCGCCGGTGTGTCCGGCACACCGGCCGCGATGATCACCGAGTTGTTCGGTATCCAGATCCCGGCCCCGGACCGCGCGGCGGACCCTCCGAAGGTGGGCGCCTTCTCCACCACCACGCAGCTCAGCCCCTGCTTGGCCGCGGTCAGCGCGGCGGTCATGCCGGCGGCTCCGGAGCCGATGACGACGACGTCGTAGGTGCCGAGCAGGGGCAGGTCGGCCGCGTGGGCGGCGGGCTGGGCCACGGCCCCGGCCCCGAGGGCCGTGCCTGCGGCGCCGGCGGCACCCGCGGCCAGTACGTGTCTTCGCGAAAGGTGCACGCTGCTGGTCATGGAGGCCGCTCCCGCCCTGGACGACGCCGCGTTTCTGAGGGTGTGTCAGAAATGCGAATGTGACGCGGATGCCGCGTGAAGTCAAGGGCGTGGCCGGGGAGTCGAATCCGCCGTCCGCTCGCGTCTTTTGGGTCGGCACCCGCTCCCTCCCCCGCCTTGGTCCGGACACCGGCGAGGGTGTGGAGCGGGTTGCCGCCCGGGCCCTTCCAGGATCGTCGTCCATCGGCCAAGGCCCAGTCAATCCTTGGGATTTATGGCTGACCCCAAGCATTAACTTAGAGGTCATGACCCTCGATGACCTGCGTGTGTTCGTGGCCGTGTGCCGTGCCGGGAGTCTCAGCTCGGTGGCCCGGGAACTGGGGTGCACCCAGTCCGCGGTGAGTCAGCATGTGAAGCGCCTGGAGCGGGAGACCGGGGTCGCGTTGCTGGAACGGCAGCCCCGGGGGGTCGTGCCGACGCAGGCCGGCCGGGTGCTGGAGGCGGCCGCCGCCGAGGGGATTTCGGGGCTGGACCTCGCCGTGCGGCAGCTGCGGGATCTCGTCGACGGCGAGAGCGGGTACGTGCGGGTGGCGACAGGGGCGACGACCGTACGGCACTTCATGGCGGAGGCGGTCGTCGCGTACCGGCGGCGGCATCCCCGGGTCAATCTGGAGTTCCGCACGGTCAGTTCGGGCCGGGGCAGCTTCGACGCGCTGGCCGACGGCACGCTCGACCTGGCCTGGATCACCCTCGGACCGCAGGTGCGCGGTATCGAGCAGCGGCCGGTGGTGGAGCTGCCGTGGGTGCTGGCGGTGCGGGCCGACGATCCGCTCGCGGCACGGCCGTACGTCGATGTCGGCGCCGACCTGCGTGACGTACGGCTGATCCGGCTGCCGCCGAACTCCGCCTCGGCGGCCCATCTGGACGCCGCCTGTGCCGAGCTGGGCGTCCGGTTCGCGCACGACACGAGCGTCGCCGACTGGGACACCGCGCTGCTGCTGGCCGAGCTGGGGGTCGGACGGGCGGTCCTGCCCGCGCTGCCGGGACTGCCGGTCCCCGGTGAGGGGGAACTGCGCCTGATTCCACTCCCCGGACTGCGCCCCCTGCCCGTGGGCTGGGCCGTCCGCCGCTGGGACGCGCTCAGCCCGCCGGCCCGGGCGTTCGCGGACCTGGTGGAGAGTCACCGCCGGGCCACACGCGCCTGACTGCGGCCGATTCGGGCCGGTCAGTTCAGGCCGATGGCCGCGCAGTCCGCCTTGTACTCAGCGGTGCAGATGTCCTTGACGGTGTAGACGCCGTCCTGGATCACCGTCTGCTTGATGTTGCTCTTGGTCAGCGGGACCACCGAGACCAGCTGGGCCGGGATGCCGTCCTGGGTCGGGCTGTCGACCGAGTCCTGGGTCAGGGCGTCGAACTGGATCGTGCGTCCCTGGGCCTTGAACACGGCCATCTTCGCGGCGTTGGTCGCCTCCAGCAGGAACGACTTGTACACCGTCATGAACTGCTCGCCCGCGACGATCCGCTGCACCGCGTCCAGGTTGGCGTCCTGCCCGGTCACCGGCGGGATCTTGCTCGCGCCGGACTCCTTGAGGGCGTCGATGACGGCGCCCGCCATGCCGTCGTTCGCCGAGTAGACGGCGGCGATGTTGTCCAGGCCGACGGCGGAGATCGCCTTCTCCATGTTCGCCTTGGCGATCTCGGGCGACCACTTGTCGGTGTCGTACCGCTTGACGATGTTCACCTCGCCCTCGAGCTCGTCGAGCGCGCCCTTCTTGAACCGGCCGGTGTTCGGGTCGGCGGGGTCGCCGTTCATCATGACGACCTTGCTGGTCGCGGCCTTCGCGCCGAGGTCCTCGACGAGGGCGCGGCCCTGTACCTCACCGACGAGCTCGTTGTCGTGGGAGACGTACGCGTCGATCGGCCCCTCGGCGAGCCGGTCGTAGGCGATGACGGGAATGCCCGCGTCCTTCGCCTTCTGCACGTCCGGCGCGATGGCCTTGGAGTCCAGCGCGTCCACGAGGATGACGTCCACCGCGTCGGCGATCATCTGCTGGAACTGCTGACTCTGCTTGTCCGTGCTCGACTCGGCGTTGGCGTAGACGACCTTGCCCTTGTCGTGGGTGAGGGAGGCGACTTCCTTCTTGATCAGCGGATGGTCGAACTTCTCGAAGCGCGCCGTGTCCTTGTCGGGCAGCAGGAGCCCCACCGTGACGTCGTCGCCCTTGTCGGGCGACTCCGAGCTGTCACCGCCCCCGATGCCGTCGACCACACCGCACGCGGCGAGCGAGAGCGCCGAGGCGGACGCGACGAGGGCTATGGAGAACCGGCGTACAGCGGACGTGTGGGGGGTACGAGCATTCACTACTGGTGCCTTCCGAGCGGATGAGCGGCTTTGCTACCCGGTGGCGGTAGCCAACGTGGCCACGGCATGTCACGTCAAGCAATTGTCGTAACGAGACGGCAACCGTTTGTCGTGATGTCGGGTCCTGGCGGGTTGCCCCGAACCGCGGCTATGTGGCGTACAGCTCCTCGACCTCCGCCGCGAAGTCCCGCATCACAGCCTCCCGTCGCAGCTTCATCGACGGCGTGAGGTGGCCGTCCAGCTCCGTGAAGTCCATCGGCAGGATCGTGAAGCGGCGGATGGACTCCGGGCGCGAGACCAGCTTGTTGGCCTCGTCGATCGCGCGTTGCAGGATCGCCCTCAGTTCGGCGTCGTCGACGAGGAGCTCCGCGGGGACGGGGTGCTTGCCGTTCATCCGGCGCCAGTGGCTCACGCCGTCCATGTCCAGGGTCATCAGGGCGGACACGAAAGGCCGCCGGTCGCCCACGACCATGCACTGGGAGATCAGGGGGTGGGAGCGCAGCCAGTTCTCCAGGGGCGCCGGGGCCACGCTCTTGCCGCCCGCCGTGATCAGGAGTTCCTTCTTGCGGCCGGTGATCGTCAGATAGCCCTCGTCGTCCAGGGCGCCGATGTCACCCGTCGGCAGCCAGCCGTCGGCGGCAGCCGGGACGACGCCGCCCGCGGACGGGTCCCAGTAGCCGCGCAGCACCTGCTCGCCGGAGATGAGGATCTCGCCGTCCGAGGCGATCCGGATGCGGGTGCCGGGCAGGGGCCAGCCCACCGTTCCCAGGCGGGGCTTGGAGGGCGGGGTCACCGTCGCGGCGCCCGTCACCTCCGTCAGACCGTAGCCCTCGTAGATCTCGATGCCGGCGCCGGAGTAGAAGGCGGCCAGGCGGCGGCCGAGCGGTGAGCCGCCGCAGATCGCGTAGCGCACCCGGCCGCCCATCGCGTTGCGGATACGGCGGTAGACCAGGGGGTCGTAGAAGGCGCGGGCCGTCTTGAGCGTCGTGCCGGGGCCACCGCCCGTCCCCGAGGCCCGGGCCTCCATCGCCTCGCCGTAGCGCTCGGCCACCGAGGCCGCGCGGTCGAAGGACGACGCCCGGCCGCCCGTCTCGGCCTTGGCGCGGGCGGAGTTGAAGATCTTCTCCAGCATGTAGGGGATGGTCAGCAGGCACGTGGGGCGGAAGGCCGCCAGGTCCGGCAGCAGGTCCTCCGCCTTCAAGCTCGGCGCGTGGCCGAGGCGCACCCGGGCCCGGATGCAGGCCACCGCGACCATACGGCCGAAGACGTGCGACATGGGGAGGAAGAGCAGCACCGACGCCTCTTCGCTCGTGCGCGCCTTGAAGATCGGGTAGAGCAGCTCGATCGCGTTGTCCACCTCGGCGAAGAAGTTGCCGTGCGTCAGCGCGCAGCCCTTCGGGCGGCCGGTCGTGCCCGAGGTGTAGATGAGCGTCGCCAGCGTGTCCGGCACCAGCATGCCCCGCCGTACGCCCACTTCGCCGTCCGGCTGCTGCGCGCCCAGCTCCGCCAGCCGCTCCACATGGCCCTTCTCCATCACCCACATGCGGTGCAGATCGGGCACCCGGTCCAGTTCGGGGCCGAGGGCGGCCGCCTGCGCGGCGGTCTCCGTGACCAGGGCCACCGCACCGGAGTCCTGGAGGATCCAGCGGGTCTGGAAGACGGAGGAGGTGGGGTAGACGGGGACCGTGACGAGGCCGGCCGCCCACGCGCCGAAGTCGAGGAGCGTCCACTCGTACGTCGTCCGCGCCATGATCGCGATCCGGTCGCCCGGCTCCAGTCCCTCGGCGATCAGGCCCTTCGCCACCGCCTGCACCTGCTCGGCGAACTGCGCCGCCGTCACGTCCGACCACCGCCCGTCCTCGCCCCTGCGGCTGAGGACGACCGCGTCCGGCGCCGCCGCCGCGTTGTCGAAGGGCAGGTCCCCGAGCGACCCATGGGTCACGGGCGGCGCGAACGGCGGTACGTACGCCTCCCGTACGGCACCGTCCAGTCGTCGCGTCTCGGGCTGCACCAGGGTCGGGCCCGGAGCGTCGTCGAAGGCGGCCGAGGCGGCGAAAGAGGGAAGCGGGGTGGACACGGGCGGCTCCTGCGGCGGGCGTGCAGCGAAGAAACTGCTTGCTGCATGACGTACGTGCCTCGCGCACCGTGGCGTTCACCTGCCGAGGCCTGCGGAAACGGGTTACCGCTGGTTAGGCAGGCGATCGTACGGCGCGGGCGTGTGGGGGTTGTGCGGGTTCGGGGGTGGTCCGGAGCCGGGTATGTGCAACGTCGGGGGTTATGTGAGGGACACTCAGCTTCGTCTCACCGTCCCCTTACCTTCGCTCCAGAACAGCCGTCACCCCCTGCCCGCCCGCCGCGCACACCGAGATCAGCCCGCGCCCCGAACCGCCCTTCTGCGCCAGCAACTTGGCCAGCGTCGCCACGATCCGCGCACCGGTCGCCGCGAAGGGGTGACCGGTGGCCAGGGAGGACCCGGTCACGTTCAGCCGGGCCCGGTCCACGGGGGCCAGGCCCCGCTTCTCCCACGCCGCCAGCGTGGCCAGCACCTGGGAGGCGAAGGCCTCGTGGATCTCGACGAAGTCGAAGTCGGGGAGGGCAGCCCCGGCCCGCTCCAGCATCCGCGGGACGGCGTAGGCCGGTGCCATGAGCAGCCCGTCCGCACCGCCCGCGACATCGCCCCGTACGAAGTCCACGGCCGCCGTCTCGTAGGCGGTGAGGTACGCCAGCGGCTCCAGCCCTCTGCGCGCGGCCCACTCCTCGCTCGCCAGCAGCACGACCGCCGCCCCGTCCGTCAGCGGCGTCGAATTGCCCGCCGTCATCGTCGGGTCGGGACCGTCGAGGCCGAACACCGGTTTCAGCGCGGCCAGTTTCTCCGGCGTCGAACCGGGGCGCAGGTTCTGGTCCCTGTCCAGGCCCCGGAAGGGCACGACCAGATCCTCGAAGAAGCCCCGCTCGTACGCCGCCGCCAGTCGCTGGTGGCTGGCCGCCGCCAACTCGTCCTGCGCCTCGCGGGAGACACCCCAGGCCCGTGCCGTGACGGCGGCGTGCTCCCCCATCGACCGCCGGGTGCGGGGCTCGGCGTTGCGGGGGATGTCGGGGACGAGGTGGGACGGCCGTACGCCGGACAGGGCCTTGAGCCGGCCGCCGAGCGACTTGGCCCGCCGGGCCTGAAGCAAGATGCGCCGCAGCTCGTCGTTGACACCGAGGGGCGCGTCGCTCGCGGTGTCCGCGCCGCCGGCGATCGCCGACTCGGTCTGGCCGAGCGCGATCTTGTTGGCGGCGGCGATGACGGCCTGGAGACCGGTGCCGCAGGCCTGCTGGATGTCGTAGGCGGGCGTGCGGGCGTCCAGCTTCGAGCCGAGGACGGTCTCGCGGGCGAGGTTGAAGTCCCGGCTGTGCTTGAGGACGGCCCCGGCGACGAGCTCTCCGACCGCGCCCGGATCGCCCAGCTCGTACCGCTCGGCCAGGCCGTCGACCACGGCCGTGAGCATGTCCTGGTTGGACGCGGTGGCGTACGGGCCGTCGGAGCGGGCGAACGGGATACGGGTGCCGCCGATGATCGCGACGCGCCGGACCGCCGGCGCCAACAGGGAGCTCATCTCCACCCACTCCTCATGTCCACCATGGACTTACCTCGGGTAACCTTACTCCGGAGTCAGCACCCGAGCGCACTGGGAGTGGGACATGGCCGACCGCTATCTGAGCTTCACCGGCACGGCGCCCGGCCGCCTCCTCACCCGCCGACTCGGGCTGCCGCAGCCCGCCGCGCTCCAACGCTGGACACCGGAGCGACCCTCGCTGGAGGGCGACCGGCTGCTCCTGACGGCCGGCAAGTCGGACCTCGGCCTCACCGATGCCGGTGCCGGCGCGAATCCCAGTGCCGGTGCCCGTACCGCCCTGGGCCTCGACCTGACGACCGCCCCCTCCGAGAAGCCCGCCGCCGTCGTCCTGGACGCCACGGGCGTCCGTGACGTCGAGACGCTCGCCGAGGTGCACGCGGCCCTCCACCCGGTCGTACGGTCGGTCGCCGACAGCGGCCGGGTCGTCGTGCTCGGCGCGCCCCTCGACCCCGCCGACCACCACCAGGCCGCCGTCCAGCAGGCCCTGGAGGGCTTCACGCGCTCGCTCGGCAAGGAGATCGGGCGCGGCAGGACGGTGAATCTCGTACGGCTGACGGACGCGCACGCCGCCGAGTCGACCCTGCGCTTCCTCCTCTCCCCCAGGTCGGCGTACGTCAGCGGCCAGGTCGTCGAGGTGGGTTCGGCCCCGGCGGACGTCACCGCACCCCACGACCCCGACCGCCCCCTCACCGGCCGCACCGCCCTGGTCACCGGCGCCGCGCGCGGCATCGGCGAGGCGGTCGCCGAGACGCTGGCGAGGGACGGCGCCCAGGTCGTCGTACTCGACGTGCCGCAGGCCGAGCAGGGCGCGCGGCGCGTGGCCGACCGGCTCGGCGGCACCGCCCTCGCGCTCGACATCACCGCCCCCGACGCGGGCACCCGCATCGCCGCCGCGCTGCCCGACGGCCTGGACGTCCTGGTGCACAACGCGGGGATCACACGCGACCGGCGGCTGGTCAACATGCCCGCCGAGCGCTGGAGTTCAGTGCTCGACGTCAATCTCGCGAGTGTGCTGCGCACGACGGACGCGTTGCTGGAGAGCGGGACGCTGAGGCGGGGCGGGCGGGTCGTGGCGACGGCGTCGATCGCGGGGCTGGCGGGGAACGCCGGGCAGACCAACTACGGCGCGAGCAAGGCGGGCGTCGTCGGACTGGTCCGGGCCCTCGCGCCACGCGCCCTCGCCGAGCACGGGGTGACGGTGAACGCGGTCGCGCCCGGGTTCGTCGAGACGAAGATGACCGCCGCGATTCCCCTGTTCATCCGGGAGGCGGGGCGCCGGATGAACTCCCTCGCGCAGGGTGGACTGCCGATCGATGTCGCCGAGACGACCGCCTGGCTGGCGGATCCGGGATCCTCGGGCGTCAACGGCCAGGTCGTCCGGGTATGCGGCCAGAGCCTGCTGGGGGCGTGATGTCCCTCGTCCTCACCGCTCCTCCTTCGCTTCCGCCCCTGCTCGCCCGGGGCGCCCTGCTGTCACCCTTCAAACGCCCGGGCCCGGAGGCGGAGTTCCCGCGCACGAGGCTCGTTCTGCCGGACCTTCGCGTCGACCTCGCCCGGCTGGCCGCGTACGAGCGGGTGTGCGGGTTCCCCACGGGGGACGACGCGCTGCCGGTGACGTATCCGCATGTGCTCGGTTTCCCGCTGGCGATGCGGCTGATGAGCGGACGGGATTTCCCGCTGCCGCTGCTCGGTCTCGTCCACACGTCGATCACCGTCACCCGGCACCGGGCCCTCACCGCCACGCGTGGGTACGAACTCTCCGTGCACATCGACGGTTTGGTGCCCCACCGGCGCGGAACGGAGGCCGCCGTGGTCACCGAATTGCGGGCCGCTGACGAGGTCGTGTGGGAGTCGCGGAGCACATATCTGGCCAGGCACCGCACCGACGGCCGTACGGCGTCCGGGCAGGTGCAGGGCATGCGGGACGGCCAGGAGGCGCTGGACGTGCTGGAGTACAAGCCGCTGCCCGCCGTCGCCGAGTGGCGGCTCGCCGCCGACGTCGGACGCCGTTACGGTGCCGCCTCCGGTGACCGCAACCCCATCCACCTCCACCCGCTCACCGCCCGCCTGTTCGGCTTCCCCCGGGCCATCGCGCACGGCATGTGGACGGTGGCCCGCTGCCTCGCCGCGCACGGCACTCCGGAGGCGGTGCGGGTGCGGGCCGGCTTCCGGGCACCGGTCCTGCTGCCGGGGACGGTGACGTACGCCGCGGAGGGCGGGCGGTTCGAACTGCGGGGCGGCCAGGACCGCGTCCACCTGGCCGGGGAGGTCTACCCGCTCGCCCCGTGAGGGGCGTCCGGCGGTGACCAGGGCCGGCCGTCCATGAGGTTGCCGAGGCCCGACCAGGCGAAGTTCATCAGTGTCGCCGCCGCTTCCCGTGCCGTCACGGCCGGCGTGGAGTTGGCCCAGTCGGCCAGGGACTCCGCGGCGCCGACCAGGGCCTCGGCGAGACCGGCGACCTCGCTCTCCGGCAGGTCGGGGTCGCGGTGGGCCTCGCGTGCCGCGACGAGGATCAGCTGCGTCACGAACTCGACTATCTCCGTGCGCATCTTGGCGACCTCGGACGCGAACGGCTCGCCGTGCGTGCGCGCCTGGAGGTGCAGGACGGACCAGGCGTCCGGGTAGTGAGAGGTGTGGGTGAAGAACGCCCGCAGCCCTTCCCAGAGCTGGCGGTCGGCGGGCAGCTCGGTCCGCACGCCGGAGCGCACTGCCACGACGAGCGCGGCGGCCTCGCGCCGGATGCAGGCGGTGAAGAGGTCTTCCTTCGAGTTCAGATACAGATACACCAACGGCTTCGAGACACCCGCCAGTTCGGCTATCTCGTCCATCGACGCGGCCATGTACCCGCGCCTGCCGAAGGTCCGCACGGCGGCGTCCAGCATCTGCTGCTCACGGACGGCCCGCGGCATCCGTTTGGTCTTCACGGCACCCATGGCCGTTAGCGTACGGGCCGGGAGGGAGATCCCACCCGGCCCGCCGTGAACAGCTGTCCCTACTTGTCGTCGCTCAGCTCGTCGGCGAACCGTGCCACCCGGTCCGTCAGCACCTGCCCGTCGACCGCCGGCAGGGCCGTCAGCCGCGGCAGCAGCTGCGCGGTGAGCAGAGTGGACAGGGCGGAGGTGTCGGCGCTGCTGCCGTCGGTCCGTACGACCACCGGCTGCGGGGCCCGGCCGGCGAGCTTCGCGCCCACCTCCAGGCGACGCCGGGCGAGTTCGTACTGAAGGACCGCGCGGTTGTCGCGGTAGGCCTTGGCCAGGGCGCGCTGGGCGCGGGCCTCGTTCTCGGCGGCGATCAGGCCGCTGCGGCCCCGCGTCTCGATCTCGAACCGCACGCGCTGGGCGTTGGTCTCCTGCTCCTCCAGCAGCTGGGCGACCTCTTCACGGGCCCGGTTCAGCGCGGCCTTGACCTCGACGATCCTGGCGTCGCGCACCTTCTTGGCGCGCTCGATGTCCATGCCCAGCTGGTCGATCCGACGCTTGCGGATGAGCCCCCACTCCTGGTCGTACGCCGTGCGCTCCTTGGCGACCCGCTCCCGGGTGGCCAGGTGCTGCTGGTACTGCGCCGGCAGCTGCACGTCCGGGATGTTGGAGCCGGTGATGCGCACGCCGTAGCCGGACAGCTGGCGGTTGAGCAGCTCCTGCATGTCGGCCACGTCCGAGCCACGCAGGTCGTACGCCCGCTCGGTGCGCATCTTGCGCGCCCGCTGCCGGATCGCGTCCTGTACGGCGCTGGAGAGCACCAGGTCGAAGTTGCCCGCGCCGATCGTGCGGACGAACAGCACGGCGTCGGTGATGCGGAACTTCAGGAAGAACTCGATGGAGCGCAGCGGCACGTTCTCCTGCGTCGGGCAGGCCATCACCGGCGCGGAGTACGGGATCTCGGTGGCGGTGTCGACGACGAAGTCGACCCTGGACCACGGGTGCCACAGGTAGTGCCGGCCGGCGTCCAGGGTGCGGATGACGGCGCCGTAGCGGGTCAGCACGCCGTTGGTGCCCTGCTCGATCTCGACGATCGAGGAGCGCCACCACCACAGCGCGCCGATCACCAGCAGGACCGCGCCGCCGGCGTAGGAGAGGGTGGCGAGGGTGCCGTAGGCGAGGTCCCCGGCGACC is a window from the Streptomyces sp. NBC_00299 genome containing:
- a CDS encoding 3-oxoacyl-ACP reductase — protein: MADRYLSFTGTAPGRLLTRRLGLPQPAALQRWTPERPSLEGDRLLLTAGKSDLGLTDAGAGANPSAGARTALGLDLTTAPSEKPAAVVLDATGVRDVETLAEVHAALHPVVRSVADSGRVVVLGAPLDPADHHQAAVQQALEGFTRSLGKEIGRGRTVNLVRLTDAHAAESTLRFLLSPRSAYVSGQVVEVGSAPADVTAPHDPDRPLTGRTALVTGAARGIGEAVAETLARDGAQVVVLDVPQAEQGARRVADRLGGTALALDITAPDAGTRIAAALPDGLDVLVHNAGITRDRRLVNMPAERWSSVLDVNLASVLRTTDALLESGTLRRGGRVVATASIAGLAGNAGQTNYGASKAGVVGLVRALAPRALAEHGVTVNAVAPGFVETKMTAAIPLFIREAGRRMNSLAQGGLPIDVAETTAWLADPGSSGVNGQVVRVCGQSLLGA
- a CDS encoding MaoC family dehydratase, whose protein sequence is MSLVLTAPPSLPPLLARGALLSPFKRPGPEAEFPRTRLVLPDLRVDLARLAAYERVCGFPTGDDALPVTYPHVLGFPLAMRLMSGRDFPLPLLGLVHTSITVTRHRALTATRGYELSVHIDGLVPHRRGTEAAVVTELRAADEVVWESRSTYLARHRTDGRTASGQVQGMRDGQEALDVLEYKPLPAVAEWRLAADVGRRYGAASGDRNPIHLHPLTARLFGFPRAIAHGMWTVARCLAAHGTPEAVRVRAGFRAPVLLPGTVTYAAEGGRFELRGGQDRVHLAGEVYPLAP
- a CDS encoding TetR/AcrR family transcriptional regulator, which encodes MGAVKTKRMPRAVREQQMLDAAVRTFGRRGYMAASMDEIAELAGVSKPLVYLYLNSKEDLFTACIRREAAALVVAVRSGVRTELPADRQLWEGLRAFFTHTSHYPDAWSVLHLQARTHGEPFASEVAKMRTEIVEFVTQLILVAAREAHRDPDLPESEVAGLAEALVGAAESLADWANSTPAVTAREAAATLMNFAWSGLGNLMDGRPWSPPDAPHGASG
- a CDS encoding SPFH domain-containing protein, whose protein sequence is MSTARSSHRRSVISEKVAPWSDIARLLRGGEADTLIPVIIPRHRRRLWWMLPLWLGVYSLFMGVMLSLQEADSESVAGDLAYGTLATLSYAGGAVLLVIGALWWWRSSIVEIEQGTNGVLTRYGAVIRTLDAGRHYLWHPWSRVDFVVDTATEIPYSAPVMACPTQENVPLRSIEFFLKFRITDAVLFVRTIGAGNFDLVLSSAVQDAIRQRARKMRTERAYDLRGSDVADMQELLNRQLSGYGVRITGSNIPDVQLPAQYQQHLATRERVAKERTAYDQEWGLIRKRRIDQLGMDIERAKKVRDARIVEVKAALNRAREEVAQLLEEQETNAQRVRFEIETRGRSGLIAAENEARAQRALAKAYRDNRAVLQYELARRRLEVGAKLAGRAPQPVVVRTDGSSADTSALSTLLTAQLLPRLTALPAVDGQVLTDRVARFADELSDDK